From Oreochromis niloticus isolate F11D_XX linkage group LG14, O_niloticus_UMD_NMBU, whole genome shotgun sequence, one genomic window encodes:
- the oafa gene encoding out at first protein homolog, whose amino-acid sequence MFASCISAAPGRILTRFCALVLLVAVGLAAELRVRVRLSDGLVTEEVLEADSEKDSISLEFKQGDGTLITFVVDFKRDVKIFRALILGELERGQNQYQALCFVSRLNRNEIIPSESMARLRQKNPQAIRLAEERRGLEQLTMSAAVNLSRAWHLSSHIHNMCSEAREAIYTSEADVKCWLEKGVDGSMFEVLPQATELPSFQACHATKDLWQPCLCTYTLRLEWYPCLLKYCRSRDATGKGSTYKCGIKSCSKGYHFTYYVPQKQLCLWDEET is encoded by the exons ATGTTTGCGAGTTGCATCTCCGCGGCTCCAGGTCGGATACTGACTCGTTTCTGCGCCCTTGTGCTGCTCGTGGCTGTGGGACTTGCTGCAGAGCTGCGGGTCCGAGTCCGGCTCTCTGACGGACTGGTGACCGAGGAGGTTTTGGAGGCGGACAGCGAGAAAGACTCGATATCACTCGAGTTCAAGCAGGGAGACGGGACGCTCATCACTTTTGTGGTGGACTTCAAACGG GATGTGAAAATATTCCGCGCGCTGATCCTGGGCGAGCTGGAACGAGGGCAGAACCAGTACCAAGCCCTGTGCTTCGTGTCCCGCCTCAACCGCAATGAGATCATCCCCAGCGAGTCCATGGCCCGTCTCAGGCAG AAAAATCCCCAGGCCATTCGCTTGGCAGAGGAGCGGAGAGGCCTGGAGCAGCTGACTATGAGCGCAGCGGTCAATCTAAGTCGGGCCTGGCACCTCAGCTCCCACATCCACAACATGTGTAGCGAGGCTCGCGAGGCCATCTACACCAGTGAGGCAGATGTGAAATGCTGGCTGGAAAAAG GAGTGGACGGCTCCATGTTTGAGGTTCTGCCCCAAGCAACAGAGCTGCCCAGCTTTCAGGCCTGTCATGCTACTAAAGACTTGTGGCAGCCATGTCTCTGCACGTACACCCTGCGGCTGGAGTGGTACCCGTGTCTGCTGAAGTACTGCCGCAGCCGGGACGCAACGGGCAAGGGCTCCACCTACAAGTGTGGCATCAAGAGCTGCAGCAAGGGATACCATTTCACGTACTATGTTCCCCAAAAACAGCTCTGCCTCTGGGATGAGGAGACCTAG